The proteins below come from a single Papaver somniferum cultivar HN1 chromosome 11, ASM357369v1, whole genome shotgun sequence genomic window:
- the LOC113323016 gene encoding protein TIC110, chloroplastic-like — translation MNISLLLPSPSLPTSSSSRPVFFSQFINPNPFRITNPRISITRSAKQYRNRLSITRSSAVDESNTSVNNSVEVFGEKKELSGFQVLADSLSPPVRLVSSIALVAGALAAGYGLGFRFGGGNKNIGIAGAVAFGAAGGAAVYALNSSVPEVAAVNLHNFVASCEDPLDLNSEAIDGIAKRYGVSKQDEAFNAELCELYSRFVTSVLPSGNENLTGNEVDAIKKFKSALGLDDPDAAAMHMEIGRRIFRQRLETGDRDGDTEQRRAFQKLIYVSTLVFGDASTFLLPWKRVFKVTDSQVEVAIRDSAQRLYASKIKSIDRDIDEEQLIKLREAQLQYRLSDELAADMFREHTRKLVEENISLALDVIKSRTGAVRGATQVVEELEKILAFNNKLMSLSSHPEAARFALGVGPVSLLGGDYEGDRKMNDLKLVYRSYVVESYSSGRIEESKLVSLNHLKNIFGLGKREAESIKLEVTSKVYRRRLSQAVAGGALDAADSKAAFLQNLCEELYFDPEKASEIHEEIYRQKLQQSVADGELNEVDVAALLRLRVLLCVPQKTVEAAHADICGSLFEKVVKEAISAGVDGYDPDVKANVRKAAHGLRLTKEAAMDIASKAVRKMFLNYIKIARAAGNRTESAKELKKMIAFNSLVVTELVADIKGESTDTAPTPEEPVEEKKQVEDEEDLEEWESIQTLRKSRPSKELEAKLGKPSQTEITVKDDLPLRDRTDLYKTYLLFCITGEVTKIPFGAQITTKKDNSEYLLLNKLGVILGLTGQEIVEVHRGLAEQAYRQQAEVLLADGQMSKARFEQLSELAKQVGLQPEFAQKINENITNTKMAAAIETAIGQGRLNIKQIRELKGAGVNFDKMISETLRENLFKRSVDEIFSSGTGEFDEEEVYEKIPADLSINIGKAKGVVHELAKTRLSNSLIQAVSLLRQRNRAGVVSSLNDLLACDKAVPAQPLTWEVPEELADLYVLYSKNGPAPEKLSRLQYLLGISDSAASELKNQGERPQNGAPEEEFVF, via the exons ATGAACATCTCTCTGTTACTTCCTTCTCCCTCTTTAcctacttcttcatcttctcgtcCAGTTTTTTTCTCCCAGTTTATAAACCCAAATCCTTTTCGGATaacaaaccctagaatttctaTAACAAGAAGTGCAAAACAATATCGAAACAGACTTTCGATTACTAGAAGCTCAGCAGTAGACGAGAGTAATACTTCTGTTAATAATTCGGTTGAAGTGTTTGGGGAAAAAAAGGAATTATCAGGGTTTCAAGTACTTGCTGATAGTTTATCACCACCAGTTAGATTAGTCAGTTCAATTGCACTAGTTGCTGGTGCTTTAGCTGCTGGTTatggtttagggtttagatttggtgGAGGAAATAAGAATATTGGTATTGCCGGTGCTGTTGCTTTTGGTGCTGCTGGTGGCGCTGCTGTTTATGCGTTGAATTCATCTGTTCCTGAAGTTGCTGCTGTGAATTTGCATAATTTTGTGGCGAGTTGTGAGGATCCATTAGACCTGAACAGTGAGGCGATTGATGGAATTGCAAAAAG ATATGGTGTTAGCAAACAAGATGAAGCCTTCAATGCGGAGCTTTGTGAATTGTACAGTCG GTTTGTAACATCTGTCCTTCCATCTGGAAATGAAAATCTCACTGGCAATGAAGTAGACGCTATCAAAAAGTTTAAAAGTGCTCTTGGACTTGATGACCCAGATGCAGCTGCTATGCATATGGAG ATTGGAAGGCGCATCTTTAGGCAAAGGCTGGAAACTGGAGATCGAGATGGGGACACTGAGCAACGACGG GCATTCCAGAAGCTGATATATGTTTCCACCCTTGTGTTTGGGGATGCATCAACTTTTCTTTTGCCTTGGAAGCGTGTTTTCAAGGTCACTGATTCTCAG GTAGAAGTTGCAATCCGTGACAGTGCCCAGAGATTGTATGCCTCCAAGATAAAATCAATTGATAGAG atattgatgaagaacaactGATTAAACTGAGAGAAGCACAACTCCAGTATCGGCTTTCTGACGAG CTGGCGGCAGACATGTTTAGAGAGCATACTCGAAAACTGGTCGAGGAGAATATTTCACTAGCTTTGGATGTCATAAAGTCAAGGACAGGAGCTGT CAGGGGAGCAACACAAGTTGTTGAAGAGCTTGAGAAGATTCTGGCATTCAATAACAAGCTCATGTCATTAAGTAGCCACCCGGAAGCTGCTCGCTTTGCCCTTGGTGTGGGACCTGTTTCTTTGTTAG GCGGTGACTACGAGGGTGACAGAAAAATGAATGACTTAAAGCTTGTATACAGATCATATGTTGTTGAATCTTACTCGAGTGGTCGCATCGAAGAAAGCAAG CTTGTTTCTTTGAACCATTTGAAGAACATCTTTGGTTTAGGAAAACGAGAGGCTGAGTCCATTAAGCTGGAAGTTACCTCAAAAGTCTATCGCCGTAGGCTTTCTCAGGCAGTTGCTGGTGGTGCACTAGATGCTGCAGATAGCAAAGCTGCATTCCTTCAAAACCTCTGCGAAGAGTTGTACTTCGATCCAGAGAAGGCCAGTGAAATCCATGAAG AAATTTACCGGCAAAAGCTTCAGCAGTCTGTAGCTGATGGAGAGTTGAATGAGGTGGATGTTGCTGCTTTGCTACGACTACGGGTTCTGCTCTGCGTTCCTCAAAAAACCGTTGAAGCAGCACATGCTGATATCTGTGGCAGTTTGTTTGAAAAG GTTGTGAAGGAGGCTATATCAGCTGGTGTTGATGGATATGATCCTGATGTCAAAGCTAATGTTAGGAAAGCAGCACATGGCCTGCGGCTAACAAAAGAGGCTGCCATGGATATTGCTAGCAAGGCA GTGCGCAAGATGTTTTTGAACTACATCAAAATAGCTCGAGCAGCTGGTAACCGTACAGAGTCCGCTAAAGAGCTAAAGAAGATGATAGCATTCAATTCTTTGGTTGTGACTGAATTagtagcagacattaagggtgaGTCCACAGATACTGCACCTACACCTGAGGAGCCagttgaagaaaagaaacaagtcgaggacgaagaagatttagaggaatggGAGTCCATTCAAACACTAAGGAAATCAAGACCAAGCAAAGAGCTCGAAGCTAAGCTAGGGAAACCATCTCAGACGGAGATAACCGTCAAGGATGATCTTCCATTGAGAGACAGGACTGACCTTTACAAAACCTACTTGCTTTTCTGTATTACTGGGGAGGTCACAAAAATTCCATTTGGGGCACAAATAACCACAAAGAAGGACAATTCAGAATATTTGCTGCTAAATAAGTTAGGCGTAATATTAGGATTAACTGGTCAAGAGATTGTGGAGGTCCATAGGGGTCTGGCTGAACAGGCTTACAGGCAACAAGCTGAGGTGCTTCTAGCTGATGGTCAGATGAGTAAGGCCAGATTTGAACAGCTCAGTGAGTTGGCAAAGCAGGTTggcctgcaacctgagttcgccCAGAAAATAAACGAGAACATAACAAACACGAAAATGGCAGCTGCAATTGAAACTGCTATAGGTCAAGGAAGGCTCAACATAAAACAGATCCGAGAACTCAAAGGAGCAGGCGTGAATTTTGACAAGATGATCTCTGAGACCTTGCGCGAGAATCTCTTTAAGAGATCCGTTGATGAGATTTTCTCCTCGGGTACTGGAGAGTTTGACGAAGAGGAAGTTTATGAAAAGATCCCAGCGGATCTTAGTATCAACATTGGAAAGGCTAAAGGAGTGGTTCATGAGCTCGCTAAGACTAGGCTATCGAACTCCCTGATTCAGGCTGTGTCATTGTTACGACAAAGAAACCGTGCAGGAGTG GTTTCATCTCTCAATGATCTGTTAGCGTGTGACAAAGCCGTGCCTGCTCAACCATTAACATGGGAGGTGCCCGAGGAACTTGCAGATCTATATGTACTATACTCGAAGAATGGCCCAGCGCCTGAGAAATTATCTCGCCTGCAATATCTTCTTGGAATTAGTGACTCTGCAGCATCTGAGCTGAAAAATCAGGGAGAAAGACCGCAAAATGGAGCACCTGAAGAAGAGTTTGTATTTTAA
- the LOC113320828 gene encoding mitochondrial import inner membrane translocase subunit TIM23-1-like — protein sequence MADSSSSSEQKYRKYHPYQDLQIPIENLYNLPTSPEFLFPEEAAVQRRSWGENLQYYTGSGYLSGAIVGGLKGSVDGLRAAESGDTLKLRTNRVLNSGGSTGRKLANSLGTMGLIFAGLESAMIYYRDTDDMVNTVFAGLGTGALYRAASGVRSAAVAGAIGGLAAGAAVAGKQVFKRYVPI from the coding sequence atggCGGACTCTTCTTCTTCGTCTGAGCAAAAATACCGCAAATATCATCCTTACCAAGATCTACAGATCCCAATCGAAAACCTTTACAATCTTCCAACTTCCCCAGAATTTCTCTTCCCTGAAGAAGCCGCTGTTCAACGCCGCTCATGGGGTGAAAATCTACAGTATTATACCGGTTCTGGTTATCTATCAGGAGCTATCGTTGGTGGTCTTAAAGGTTCTGTGGATGGTCTTAGAGCTGCTGAATCAGGTGATACCCTTAAGTTAAGGACTAATAGGGTTTTGAATTCTGGTGGTTCGACTGGAAGGAAACTTGCGAATTCATTAGGAACTATGGGTTTGATTTTTGCTGGATTAGAAAGTGCCATGATTTATTATAGAGATACTGATGATATGGTTAATACTGTGTTTGCTGGTTTGGGGACTGGGGCTCTTTATAGAGCAGCTTCCGGTGTTcgttctgctgctgttgctggggCTATTGGAGGTTTagctgctggtgctgctgttgctggaaAGCAAGTATTTAAAAGATATGTTCCTATCTAG